A genomic stretch from Theropithecus gelada isolate Dixy chromosome 2, Tgel_1.0, whole genome shotgun sequence includes:
- the KLHDC8B gene encoding LOW QUALITY PROTEIN: kelch domain-containing protein 8B (The sequence of the model RefSeq protein was modified relative to this genomic sequence to represent the inferred CDS: deleted 1 base in 1 codon), giving the protein MSAGGGRAFAWQVFPPMPTCRVYGTVAHQDGHLLVLGGCGRAGLPLDTAETLDMASHTWLALAPLPTARAGAAAVALGKQVLVVGGVDEVQSPVAAVEAFLMDEGRWERRATLPQAAMGVATVERDGMVYALGGMGPDTAPQAQVCVYEPRRDCWLSLPSMPTPCYGASTFLHGNKIYVLGGRQGKLPVTAFEAFDLEARTWTRHPSLPSRRAFAGCAMAEGSVFSLGGLQQPGPHNFYSRPHFVNTVEMFDLEHGSWTKLPRSLRMRDKRADFVVGSLGGHIVAIGGLGNQPCPLGSVESFSLARRRWEALPAMPTARCSCSSLQAGPRLFVIGGVAQGPSQAVEALCLRDGV; this is encoded by the exons ATGTCTGCAGGAGGTGGCCGGGCCTTTGCTTGGCAGGTGTTC CCCCCCATGCCCACTTGCCGGGTCTATGGCACAGTGGCACACCAAGATGGGCACCTGCTGGTGTTGGGGGGTTGTGGCCGGGCTGGACTGCCCTTGGACACTGCTGAGACACTGGACATGGCCTCGCACACATGGCTGGCACTGGCACCCCTGCCCACTGCCCGGGCTGGAGCAGCTGCGGTAGCTCTGGGCAAGCAGGTGCTAGTAGTGGGTGGTGTGGATGAGGTCCAGAGCCCAGTAGCTGCTGTAGAGGCCTTCCTGATGGATGAGGGCCGCTGGGAGCGTCGGGCCACCCTCCCTCAAGCAGCCATGGGGGTTGCAACTGTGGAGAGAG ATGGTATGGTGTATGCTCTGGGGGGAATGGGCCCTGACACGGCCCCCCAGGCCCAGGTATGTGTGTATGAGCCCCGTCGGGACTGCTGGCTTTCGCTACCCTCCATGCCCACACCCTGCTATGGGGCCTCCACCTTCCTGCATGGGAACAAGATCTATGTCCTGG GGGGCCGCCAGGGCAAGCTCCCCGTGACTGCTTTTGAAGCCTTTGATCTGGAGGCCCGTACATGGACCCGGCATCCAAGCCTACCCAGCCGTCGGGCCTTTGCTGGCTGCGCCATGGCTGAAGGCAGCGTCTTTAGCCTGGGTGGCCTGCAGCAGCCTGGGCCCCACAACTTCTACTCTCGCCCACACTTTGTCAACACTGTGGAGATGTTTGACCTGGAGCATG GGTCCTGGACCAAACTGCCCCGCAGCCTGCGCATGAGGGATAAGAGGGCAGACTTTGTGGTTGGGTCCCTTGGGGGCCACATTGTGGCCATTGGGGGCCTTG GAAACCAGCCATGTCCTTTGGGCTCTGTGGAGAGCTTTAGCCTTGCAAGGAGGCGCTGGGAGGCATTGCCAGCCATGCCCACTGCACGCTGCTCCTGCTCTAGTCTGCAGGCTGGGCCCCGGCTGTTTGTTATTGGGGGTGTGGCCCAGGGCCCCAGTCAAGCCGTGGAGGCACTATGTCTGCGTGATGGGGTCTGA
- the C2H3orf84 gene encoding uncharacterized protein C3orf84 homolog: MQSALVGSWHNNGFYGHYRSQFKSESAREYRLAAKPQPPAVFLQRCQEPAQQHFFSKHDNRTSFDKGPYCLLQGIGRRKDLERLWQRHTFLRWAPCEIELRQQGPLESSYQADFRPGPGLSGLPQRLVHFVQVQPSHARTTYQQNFCYPSRGGHCGSYKVGPQAPVIDILPDLPVIPRPKLLQHYLHAGVSECLNWSRALNKDS; the protein is encoded by the exons ATGCAAAGTGCGTTAGTAGGCTCCTGG CACAACAATGGCTTCTATGGGCACTACAGAAGCCAATTCAAGAGTGAAAGTGCTAGAGAATACCGCCTTGCAGCCAAGCCCCAGCCTCCAGCAGTGTTCCTGCAGCGATGTCAG GAGCCGGCGCAGCAACACTTCTTCTCCAAGCATGACAACCGTACTTCCTTTGACAAA GGCCCCTACTGCCTGCTGCAGGGAATTGGAAGGCGGAAGGACCTGGAGCGCCTGTGGCAGCGGCACACCTTCCTGCGCTGGGCACCCTGTGAGATAGAGTTGCGCCAGCAAGGGCCCCTGGAATCTTCTTACCAGGCTGATTTCCGACCAGGCCCAGGACTCAGTGGCCTCCCCCAGCGCCTCGTCCACTTTGTGCAGGTCCAGCCTTCCCATGCCAGGACCACCTACCAGCAGAACTTCTGCTACCCATCCCGGGGTGGCCACTGTGGCAGTTACAAGGTAGGGCCCCAGGCGCCAGTCATAGACATACTGCCTGACCTCCCAGTGATCCCAAGACCCAAGCTGCTGCAGCACTACCTTCATGCTGGGGTCTCTGAGTGTCTAAACTGGTCCAGAGCATTAAACAAGGACAGCTGA
- the CCDC71 gene encoding coiled-coil domain-containing protein 71, with the protein MSVVVQHVEEKAVHSWSRISTAGKKALEEALLVFNPMSQDLSATEAQLVAFLQGLRDDGFQPTILRSGDVYGYSSCTANPPSQTKLQARAPNPTATSPPASAPRTAMRLPAGRATLLPMPLSGRLAKASTPALAKHATTNLLLSSLKQSSASHARGAAVGFPTHLYPGVYPAMRLSVVLEALVPLKTTMPCLGAKHKAQSLHLSLADSPLKLRKSSGKGPGNPRPKAPRKTTSKGSKCLTRKGPGAGPRRGSGHQSKTNRATGSPSVRRMKGGSALGTKAAQAKVARTLAKAARSQARVARTQSKAAKARAKAKAARAKAKAKAKAARVKAKAKVMAARAKAKTKAKAVRAKAKVARTQPRGRGRPKGSAKIRTTRKVQKYRPETVGQKRKRAEEAKDLPPKKRTRLGPRSPKAWLGPGTAKLLKFRAIKVDRRSSDDEVRQRAQRILRVNLSPEIRLQPLLPHSAV; encoded by the coding sequence ATGAGTGTGGTGGTTCAGCATGTGGAGGAAAAAGCTGTGCACTCCTGGTCGCGCATCTCCACGGCTGGGAAGAAGGCCCTGGAAGAGGCGCTGCTTGTCTTTAACCCCATGAGCCAGGATCTCAGTGCCACAGAGGCCCAGCTTGTGGCCTTCCTGCAGGGCCTGCGAGATGATGGCTTCCAACCTACCATTCTGCGCAGTGGTGATGTCTATGGCTATAGTTCATGCACAGCTAATCCCCCAAGCCAGACGAAACTGCAAGCTCGTGCCCCTAACCCAACTGCCACATCACCTCCAGCCAGTGCTCCCCGAACTGCCATGCGGTTGCCCGCAGGTCGGGCCACACTGCTTCCCATGCCACTATCTGGTAGGCTGGCTAAAGCGTCCACACCAGCCCTTGCCAAGCATGCTACCACCAACCTGCTGCTGAGCTCTCTGAAGCAATCAAGTGCCAGCCATGCCCGGGGCGCAGCAGTGGGCTTCCCCACCCACCTTTATCCAGGTGTCTACCCTGCCATGCGGCTCTCTGTTGTCCTTGAGGCCCTGGTTCCACTCAAGACTACAATGCCCTGCTTGGGTGCCAAGCACAAGGCACAGTCACTGCATCTCTCACTTGCAGACTCTCCTCTGAAACTGCGGAAAAGTTCAGGGAAGGGTCCAGGGAACCCCCGGCCCAAAGCTCCCAGAAAAACCACAAGCAAGGGCTCCAAGTGTCTGACTCgcaaaggccctggggctggACCCCGACGAGGCTCTGGGCACCAGAGCAAAACCAACAGAGCCACTGGGTCCCCCAGTGTCCGGCGAATGAAAGGGGGCTCTGCCCTGGGCACCAAAGCAGCCCAGGCCAAGGTAGCTCGAACACTGGCCAAAGCTGCTCGTTCCCAAGCCAGGGTGGCTCGAACACAGTCCAAGGCTGCTAAGGCCCGGGCCAAGGCCAAGGCAGCCCGGGCCAAGGCCAAGGCCAAAGCCAAGGCAGCACGGGTCAAGGCCAAGGCCAAAGTCATGGCAGCACGGGCCAAGGCCAAGACTAAAGCCAAGGCAGTACGGGCCAAGGCCAAGGTGGCTCGGACCCAgcccaggggcaggggcaggccaAAGGGGTCTGCTAAGATCAGAACTACAAGGAAGGTCCAGAAATACCGCCCTGAGACTGTTGGGCAGAAGAGGAAAAGGGCTGAGGAGGCAAAAGATCTTCCTCCCAAGAAGAGAACACGGCTTGGGCCCCGATCTCCTAAGGCATGGCTAGGGCCTGGAACAGCAAAGCTGCTCAAGTTCCGTGCCATAAAGGTAGATAGGCGGTCCTCCGATGATGAGGTGCGGCAGCGGGCTCAGCGGATTCTCCGCGTGAACCTGTCACCTGAGATACGGCTCCAGCCATTGCTGCCACATTCAGCAGTCTGA